In Pseudomonas coleopterorum, one genomic interval encodes:
- the traI gene encoding TraI/MobA(P) family conjugative relaxase — protein sequence MNVIIPPKRGDKGSSFNRLVSYISDRMDKPNDDDEISSTARASASRSKKAMFDRLVDYVERNEGDDRAVVITDVFPDGRQRLISGGISCETNCFSWETAAAEMNMVAAQSTRCQDPVYHFILSWRENEAPTDAQIFECAEYSIRQLGMEGHQYVTAVHQDTDNTHCHVAVNRVNPVTYKAANLWNDADTLQKACRVLERKYGFIQDNGSWEWGVNDQLKRAPLRFTRAPRDAVPLQVYSNTESLYHYAVENVRDGISKMLEDNSLTWEKTHRVLHDRGLGLREQGDGLVVYDYLRPESPTVVKASSVHVALTKGKLERHIGKYEGRPSFATEAFDDSQSYVLMRSNYQPQFELRDKDARFERRQARAEARLDLKLRYQRYRDGFKRPELNVLGRQREIADHFRAMKATVRDKHRDPVMRKLMYRVAEFERMKAMAELRIQVRKERQDLADKGLGRPMGYRAWVEQEALAGDVAAVSQLRGMAYREKRQAKRNERDVDRVILCGVADDSPVHDWKTHATQVRRNGVVEYVRDGVVGVRDEGTLVHINPGYFGGEDRSNFALAMAITSHKSGDRVAFQGEIPFMQDALRSLQDFNREYGLSRFEPTREDQQRYLDYLEEVDRSQPQVDRQAATAHVPPDPAPIQYPRP from the coding sequence ATGAACGTCATCATTCCACCTAAACGCGGCGATAAGGGCTCTAGCTTTAACCGGCTGGTGAGCTACATCAGCGATCGGATGGACAAACCCAATGATGATGACGAGATTTCTTCTACCGCTCGTGCCAGCGCTTCGCGTAGCAAAAAGGCGATGTTCGATCGGCTCGTTGACTACGTTGAACGCAACGAAGGCGATGACCGTGCTGTAGTGATCACAGATGTGTTTCCAGATGGCCGGCAGCGCCTGATCAGTGGTGGTATTTCCTGCGAGACCAATTGCTTTTCCTGGGAAACCGCAGCTGCAGAAATGAACATGGTGGCCGCACAGAGCACCCGGTGTCAGGATCCGGTCTACCACTTCATCCTATCCTGGCGCGAGAACGAGGCGCCTACCGATGCGCAGATCTTCGAGTGTGCCGAGTACAGCATTCGTCAGCTGGGCATGGAGGGCCATCAGTACGTTACTGCCGTTCACCAGGACACCGATAATACCCACTGTCATGTTGCGGTGAACCGCGTAAACCCAGTGACGTACAAGGCAGCAAACCTGTGGAATGACGCAGACACCTTGCAGAAAGCCTGCCGTGTCCTGGAACGCAAATACGGGTTCATCCAGGACAACGGTAGCTGGGAATGGGGTGTGAATGATCAGCTGAAGCGTGCCCCGCTGCGGTTCACCCGTGCACCGCGTGATGCAGTGCCATTGCAGGTCTATTCCAACACAGAAAGCCTTTACCACTATGCCGTTGAGAACGTCAGAGACGGCATTTCCAAAATGTTGGAAGATAACTCGTTGACCTGGGAGAAGACCCATCGTGTCCTGCACGATCGTGGGCTAGGATTGCGTGAGCAAGGCGATGGACTGGTGGTCTATGACTACTTGCGTCCAGAGAGTCCCACGGTGGTCAAAGCGTCATCGGTGCATGTGGCTTTGACCAAGGGCAAGCTTGAGCGTCACATCGGCAAATATGAAGGTCGACCATCCTTTGCCACTGAGGCCTTCGACGATAGCCAGAGCTATGTCCTGATGCGTTCCAACTATCAGCCACAGTTCGAGCTGCGCGATAAAGACGCGCGCTTCGAACGCCGGCAGGCGAGGGCAGAGGCGCGTCTGGATCTAAAGCTGCGCTACCAGCGCTACCGTGATGGCTTCAAGCGGCCAGAGTTGAATGTACTGGGCAGACAGCGAGAAATCGCTGATCACTTCCGTGCGATGAAAGCGACCGTGCGTGATAAGCATCGCGATCCAGTCATGCGCAAGCTGATGTACCGCGTGGCTGAGTTCGAGCGAATGAAGGCCATGGCCGAGCTACGCATCCAGGTGAGGAAAGAGCGTCAGGATCTGGCTGATAAAGGGTTGGGTCGACCGATGGGTTACAGGGCTTGGGTTGAGCAGGAAGCACTGGCAGGTGACGTGGCAGCGGTCAGTCAATTGCGTGGCATGGCGTATCGCGAGAAGCGCCAGGCCAAGCGTAATGAGCGCGATGTTGATCGAGTGATCTTGTGCGGCGTAGCTGATGATTCGCCCGTGCATGATTGGAAAACTCATGCAACTCAAGTGCGCCGCAACGGTGTTGTGGAATACGTGCGCGATGGGGTTGTGGGTGTCAGGGATGAGGGCACCCTGGTCCACATTAATCCCGGTTACTTCGGAGGTGAGGATCGCTCGAACTTTGCCCTGGCCATGGCTATCACCAGCCACAAAAGCGGCGATAGGGTTGCCTTCCAAGGTGAGATACCGTTCATGCAGGATGCACTGCGATCCTTGCAGGACTTCAACCGTGAGTATGGGCTGAGTCGCTTTGAGCCGACACGCGAGGATCAGCAACGCTACCTGGACTACCTGGAAGAGGTCGACCGATCACAACCTCAGGTCGATCGCCAGGCTGCTACTGCTCACGTACCACCGGACCCTGCTCCAATCCAATATCCCAGACCATAG